AACAGGTGAGTTAAATCAACCTCATTTGGAAGTAAGCTAGTATGGGGAGTTAGCTTATAGAGAGATAAGCTAACTGAAATTAAACTGGCACAGGCACAAAAGGGCAGGGCGAGCCAACGAAATTCATTGCGCGTTTTTATGGATATAAGTGAGCTAGCTATGAGTTAATACATATGAGTATCAGCTAGCTCACCAATTAATTTGGCTTGAATCGCGAGCGCTAATCTATGCCTAAAAAGCCACCAGTTTGATGTGACCACAGCTGAGCGTAAATTCCACCTGATTCGATGAGTTGTTGATGCGTGCCTTGCTCAACAATTTCGCCTTTATCTAACACGATTAACCTATCCATTGCTGCAATGGTTGATAAACGGTGGGCGATGGCGATTACCGTTTTGCCTTCCATTAGCTGATACAAGGACTCTTGAATCGCTGCTTCGACTTCACTATCGAGCGCTGATGTGGCTTCATCTAAGATGAGGATGGGGGCATTTTTTAGCAGTACACGAGCAATTGCAATACGCTGACGTTGCCCGCCAGACAGCTTAACGCCGCGCTCACCTACCTGAGCATCTAGCCCGACGTTCCCATGGGGATCAGTGAGACCATCGATAAAGTCTGCGGCTTGTGCTTGCTTAATCGCTTGCATAAGCTGAGCTTCGCTTGCCTTTGGATCGCCGTAGAGAATGTTTTCTCTAATTGAGCGGTGCAGCAAAGAGGTGTCTTGGGTCACCATGCCGATATTGGCGCGCAGCGAGTCTTGAGTCACGTCAGTTAAACCTTGACCATCAATACTAATAGCGCCATCTTCAACATCATGAAAACGCATCAAGAGATTTACCAAGGTAGATTTACCAGCGCCAGAACGGCCAACCAGACCGACTTTCTCGCCAGGCTTGATATTAAGGTTTAGGTTATCAATCACGCCGCCTTTTTCACCATAGTGAAAACTCACCTGACGAAAATCTATTTCACCTTGTTGGACATTAAGCTCTGGAGCATCGACTTTATCTTGAATCGCGATGGGTTTAGACAAGGTATTCATACCATCGGTAACTGTACCAATATTTTCAAACAGTGAGCTAATTTCCCACATGATCCACTGCGACATACCATTAAGTCTTAATGCTAGGCTCACAGCGATAGCAATAGCACCTACCGTAATGGCGTTATCTGCCCATAGGTAGATTGAAATCGCAGCTATGGTAAATGCCAGCAAATAGTTAATTACCTGTACAGACACGTTAATCACAGTGACCAGGCGCATCTGCTTATATACGGTTTTTAAAAACAGCATCATGCTGTCTTGGGCGTAATCCGCTTCTTGCTTGGTATGGGAGAACAGCTTCACGGTTGAAATGTTGGTATAGCTGTCCACAATACGGCCGGTCATGGTTGAGCGCGCATCAGCTTGCTCGGCTGATACTTTCTTAAGCTTCGGCACCAGTAAATATTGAATACCAATATAGGCGAATAGCCAAACCAGCATAGGCAGCATTAAACGAATGTCTGCCGCGGCAATCATCACCAACATTGAAGTGAAATAAACTAGGATATACATCAGCACATCCAGTAATTTCATCACACTCTCACGCACCGCGAGCGAAGTTTGCATGACCTTGGTTGCCACGCGACCTGCAAAATCATCCTGATAAAAGCTAATACTCTGTTTAAGTAGATAACGATGTGCTTGCCAACGAATCGCCATCGGGTAGTTACCTAATAGTCCTTGATACACAACCGATGCATGCAGCCACACTAGTGTTGGGATAACCACTAGAACAGTAACCGACATAGTGATCAGGGTTGTGGACTCATCTTGCCACAGGGTTTGCGGATCTTTTGTAACTAACCAGTCAACCAGTTGTCCCATAAACCCAAAAAGCGATACCTCTAAAATCGCCAAAGTGGAAGTGAGAATCGACATAACAATTAACAGCTTGCCAAAGCCTTTGGTGTAATGACGGCAAAACGCAATTAAAGTTTTTGGTGGCTGGCTGGGCTCTTCACTTGGCAGGGGGTGAGTCAATGACTCAAAAAACTTAAACATAGACAACTCAAATTGATAGCGTGCAGTAATGGCTATATACCTTACCGTACTCGCCAATAAATTGTGACGATTAATTCACAAGTGTTACCAGTGAGTTGGTAGGGAAGTCTCTTTGATTGCGTGATGCTTGCCAATCTAAGAGCTGAATTTAATTGAGTTCCGATTATGGCTAGTAGATTATGGCAAATCTCGTAGAATGAAAGCTAGTTGATTCATTTAACGCGGCTAGCCTCAGATATGTTTTGAGCTAGTATTTCAGTAGCTACTATTCCAGTAGCTTGTATTTCAGGAGCTTGTATGTCTGAAGCCTCTTCTTCCATAGAGCATCAGTGTCATATCGCAGCAGATATTTGCCAGCGAGCGAGGTTAAGTCGCGATGCGCGTTTTGATGGCCGTTTTTTTACAGGAGTGTTTAGCACAGGTATTTATTGTCGCCCAATTTGCCCCGCGCCTGCACCACTAGAGAAAAACGTACGCTATTTCGACTCGCCAGTACAAGCTGCAAATGCTGGGCTTAGGCCTTGCCTTCGCTGCAGACCGGATAGTGCGCCTAATTCTCGCGCCTGGCTTGGAACCCAGGCGACCTTTAACCAAGCGGTTGAATTCATTGATCAAGGTGTTATGTCTGGCGATGACGGAATATCGATTGCTCAGCTCGCTGAGCAGCTTGCCATAACGCCGCGTTATTTAAATAAGCTGTTCAATACCCATATCGGTACTTCGGCCAAGCAATATGCGCTTTATCGTCAGGTTTTATTTGCTAAGCAGTTGTTGGTTGAGTCGCAATTGGCGATTACTGATATAGCTTTTGCTAGCGGCTTTAACAGTATTCGCCGTTTTAACGATGCATTTAGGAACATCCTGACACTTGCGCCAAGCGATGTGCGTAGGCAAGCAATTGCAGAGGAATCATCTGGTCAAATAACCCTAAAACTTAGTTATCGCCCACC
This DNA window, taken from Shewanella maritima, encodes the following:
- a CDS encoding ABC transporter ATP-binding protein, with translation MFKFFESLTHPLPSEEPSQPPKTLIAFCRHYTKGFGKLLIVMSILTSTLAILEVSLFGFMGQLVDWLVTKDPQTLWQDESTTLITMSVTVLVVIPTLVWLHASVVYQGLLGNYPMAIRWQAHRYLLKQSISFYQDDFAGRVATKVMQTSLAVRESVMKLLDVLMYILVYFTSMLVMIAAADIRLMLPMLVWLFAYIGIQYLLVPKLKKVSAEQADARSTMTGRIVDSYTNISTVKLFSHTKQEADYAQDSMMLFLKTVYKQMRLVTVINVSVQVINYLLAFTIAAISIYLWADNAITVGAIAIAVSLALRLNGMSQWIMWEISSLFENIGTVTDGMNTLSKPIAIQDKVDAPELNVQQGEIDFRQVSFHYGEKGGVIDNLNLNIKPGEKVGLVGRSGAGKSTLVNLLMRFHDVEDGAISIDGQGLTDVTQDSLRANIGMVTQDTSLLHRSIRENILYGDPKASEAQLMQAIKQAQAADFIDGLTDPHGNVGLDAQVGERGVKLSGGQRQRIAIARVLLKNAPILILDEATSALDSEVEAAIQESLYQLMEGKTVIAIAHRLSTIAAMDRLIVLDKGEIVEQGTHQQLIESGGIYAQLWSHQTGGFLGID